A stretch of Bombina bombina isolate aBomBom1 chromosome 2, aBomBom1.pri, whole genome shotgun sequence DNA encodes these proteins:
- the LYRM7 gene encoding complex III assembly factor LYRM7 isoform X1 — MTSQITVLQLFKSLHRTRQAVFQNDTRALEAARQKINEEFKKNKMESSPGKISELLKIGTDVEIILRTSVIQGIHSDSNTIVLQPRKDLLLDNVPYCNAIEK, encoded by the exons atgacatctcagatcact GTACTGCAGCTTTTTAAATCTTTACATAGGACAAGACAGGCTGTGTTTCAGAATGATACGAGGGCTTTGGAAG ccgcAAGGCAAAAGATCAATGAAGAATTCAAAAAGAACAAAATGGAAAGCTCCCCTGGAAAAATATCAGAG ctacTAAAAATAGGAACTGATGTTGAAATTATTCTTCGGACGTCTGTTATTCAAGGAATTCACTCCGATTCAAATACAATAG TGTTACAGCCCAGGAAAGATCTTCTCCTTGACAATGTGCCATATTGCAACGCAATTGAAAAGTAG
- the LYRM7 gene encoding complex III assembly factor LYRM7 isoform X2, with the protein MKVLQLFKSLHRTRQAVFQNDTRALEAARQKINEEFKKNKMESSPGKISELLKIGTDVEIILRTSVIQGIHSDSNTIVLQPRKDLLLDNVPYCNAIEK; encoded by the exons ATGAAG GTACTGCAGCTTTTTAAATCTTTACATAGGACAAGACAGGCTGTGTTTCAGAATGATACGAGGGCTTTGGAAG ccgcAAGGCAAAAGATCAATGAAGAATTCAAAAAGAACAAAATGGAAAGCTCCCCTGGAAAAATATCAGAG ctacTAAAAATAGGAACTGATGTTGAAATTATTCTTCGGACGTCTGTTATTCAAGGAATTCACTCCGATTCAAATACAATAG TGTTACAGCCCAGGAAAGATCTTCTCCTTGACAATGTGCCATATTGCAACGCAATTGAAAAGTAG